In one window of Pseudooceanicola aestuarii DNA:
- a CDS encoding glutamine synthetase family protein produces the protein MSDWTDAIPQSARDYLTDRRLDEVECIIADLPGIARGKAVPASKFARQKFFHLPNSIFFQTITGDWGEAAGDEGFTEPDMILHPDLSTTTAAPWTGDWTLQVIHDAFDRKGKPIPFAPRNVLKRVCALYAAQGWKPVVAPEMEFYLVARNLDPAKPIEPMMGRSGRPAAARQAYSMTAVDEFGPVIDDIYDFAEAQGFEIDGITQEGGAGQLEINLRHGDPVKLADEVFYFKRLIREAALRHDCFATFMAKPISDEPGSAMHIHHSVLDLETGRNIFNGPQGGETDAFYHFIGGLQAHLPEVVPLLAPYVNSYRRYVKDHAAPINLEWGRDNRTTGIRVPISDPEARRVENRVAGMDCNPYLGIAASLAAGYLGMMKGERALKQFRGDAYEGEGDFPRTLGEALNVMDAASAVSDVLGAEFLRVYSIVKRTEYEEFLQVISPWEREHLLLNV, from the coding sequence ATGAGCGACTGGACCGACGCCATCCCCCAATCCGCCCGCGACTACCTGACCGACCGCCGGCTGGACGAGGTCGAATGCATCATCGCCGACCTGCCCGGCATCGCCCGGGGCAAGGCCGTGCCAGCCTCGAAATTCGCGCGGCAGAAGTTCTTTCACCTGCCCAATTCGATTTTCTTCCAGACCATCACCGGTGATTGGGGAGAAGCCGCCGGCGACGAAGGCTTTACCGAGCCGGACATGATCCTGCATCCCGACCTGTCCACCACCACCGCCGCGCCCTGGACCGGGGACTGGACGCTACAGGTCATCCATGACGCCTTTGACCGCAAGGGCAAGCCGATCCCCTTTGCCCCGCGCAACGTGCTGAAACGGGTCTGCGCACTATATGCCGCGCAGGGCTGGAAACCCGTCGTCGCGCCGGAAATGGAATTCTACCTGGTCGCCCGCAACCTGGACCCGGCCAAACCGATCGAGCCGATGATGGGCCGGTCCGGCCGCCCCGCCGCGGCGCGGCAGGCCTATTCCATGACGGCGGTGGATGAATTCGGCCCGGTGATCGACGATATCTACGATTTCGCCGAGGCCCAGGGCTTCGAGATCGACGGCATCACCCAGGAGGGCGGCGCCGGCCAACTGGAGATCAACCTGCGCCACGGCGATCCGGTGAAACTGGCGGACGAGGTCTTCTACTTCAAGCGCCTGATCCGGGAGGCCGCGCTGCGCCACGATTGTTTCGCCACCTTCATGGCCAAGCCGATCAGCGACGAGCCGGGCAGCGCCATGCATATCCACCATTCCGTGCTGGACCTGGAAACGGGGCGCAACATCTTCAACGGCCCCCAGGGGGGGGAGACGGATGCCTTCTACCATTTCATCGGCGGGCTTCAGGCGCATCTGCCCGAAGTCGTTCCCCTGCTGGCACCCTATGTCAATTCCTACCGCCGCTACGTCAAGGACCACGCCGCGCCGATCAACCTGGAATGGGGCCGCGACAACCGCACCACCGGCATCCGGGTGCCGATCTCCGACCCCGAGGCGCGGCGCGTGGAAAACCGAGTGGCCGGCATGGATTGCAACCCCTACCTGGGCATCGCCGCATCCCTCGCTGCCGGGTATCTCGGCATGATGAAGGGAGAACGCGCGCTGAAACAATTCCGCGGTGACGCCTATGAGGGCGAGGGCGATTTTCCCCGCACCCTGGGAGAGGCGTTGAACGTCATGGACGCGGCCTCTGCCGTGTCCGATGTTCTGGGCGCCGAATTCCTGCGCGTCTATTCCATCGTGAAGCGCACCGAATACGAGGAATTCCTGCAAGTCATCTCTCCGTGGGAGCGGGAGCATCTGCTGCTGAACGTATGA
- a CDS encoding TrkH family potassium uptake protein: protein MTSPAGTVRRGAAPLLDLRPVGYVIGILVAVLGLTMLLPMLVDVAEGRGHWPVFAESALLSILIGGLTALACQNGNRQGLTLQQTFILTTAVWVALPLFGALPFVLGETDSRFVDAFFESMSGLTTTGSTVLTGLDDLPRGLLLWRGMLQWLGGVGIIVVAMVFLPELRVGGMQIFKSEAFDTMGKILPRATAIAAQISVIYVALTLACTLTYLFLGMDAFDASVHALTTVSTGGFSTRDESFGAFSGNMEYAATVFMVLAALPFVRYVQMLNGQEGALLRDSQVRVFLLTIGTFIGVTFLGLLKIYPQHWEISLREAMFNITSIMSGTGFASANYMEWGPFLVTVFFFVGLVGGCAGSTACSVKIFRYQILFSSIRTTIRQIHSPHGIFTPRFEGRPITEDVLVSVMSFFVFFTVSLGILAVLLGLTGLDFITSLSAAATALANIGPGLGDTVGPAGNFQPLNDTAKWLLAAGMLIGRLELMVVYTLFTLRFWRA from the coding sequence ATGACCTCTCCCGCGGGGACGGTTCGACGGGGTGCGGCCCCGCTGCTGGACCTGCGGCCCGTGGGTTACGTGATCGGAATTCTGGTCGCCGTGCTTGGCCTGACCATGCTGCTGCCGATGCTGGTGGACGTGGCGGAGGGGCGCGGCCATTGGCCGGTCTTCGCCGAAAGCGCGCTGTTGTCGATCCTGATCGGCGGGCTGACCGCGCTGGCCTGCCAGAACGGCAACCGGCAGGGGCTGACATTGCAGCAGACCTTTATCCTGACCACCGCCGTCTGGGTGGCGTTGCCGCTGTTCGGCGCACTGCCCTTCGTGCTGGGGGAGACGGACAGCCGGTTTGTCGATGCGTTCTTCGAATCCATGTCGGGGCTGACCACCACCGGATCGACCGTTCTGACCGGGTTGGACGATCTGCCGCGCGGGCTGCTGCTGTGGCGCGGGATGCTGCAATGGCTGGGCGGGGTGGGGATCATCGTGGTGGCCATGGTCTTCCTGCCCGAACTGCGGGTCGGCGGCATGCAGATCTTCAAGTCCGAAGCCTTCGACACCATGGGCAAGATCCTGCCCCGCGCCACCGCCATCGCGGCGCAGATCTCTGTCATCTACGTAGCTTTGACGCTGGCCTGCACGCTGACCTACCTGTTTCTGGGCATGGATGCCTTTGACGCGTCGGTCCATGCGCTGACGACGGTCTCCACCGGCGGGTTCTCCACCCGGGACGAGAGTTTCGGCGCCTTCTCGGGGAACATGGAATATGCCGCGACGGTGTTCATGGTCCTGGCGGCGCTGCCCTTTGTCCGCTATGTCCAGATGCTGAACGGGCAGGAGGGCGCGCTGCTGCGCGACAGCCAGGTGCGGGTGTTCCTGCTGACCATCGGCACCTTCATCGGCGTGACCTTCCTGGGTCTGCTGAAGATCTACCCCCAGCACTGGGAAATCTCCCTGCGGGAGGCGATGTTCAACATCACCTCCATCATGTCCGGCACCGGCTTTGCCTCGGCCAATTACATGGAATGGGGGCCGTTTCTGGTGACTGTCTTCTTCTTCGTCGGGCTGGTCGGGGGCTGCGCGGGCTCCACCGCCTGTTCAGTCAAGATCTTCCGCTACCAGATCCTGTTTTCCTCCATCCGCACCACGATCCGGCAGATCCATTCGCCGCATGGGATCTTTACCCCCCGGTTCGAAGGCCGCCCGATCACCGAGGACGTGCTGGTCTCCGTCATGTCGTTCTTCGTCTTCTTCACCGTCTCGCTTGGCATCCTGGCGGTGCTGCTGGGGCTGACGGGCCTGGATTTCATCACCTCTCTCAGCGCGGCGGCGACGGCGCTGGCCAATATCGGGCCGGGGCTGGGCGATACGGTGGGGCCGGCGGGGAATTTCCAGCCGCTGAACGACACGGCGAAATGGCTGCTGGCGGCGGGGATGCTGATCGGGCGGCTGGAACTGATGGTGGTCTACACCCTGTTCACCCTGCGGTTCTGGCGCGCCTGA
- a CDS encoding transporter substrate-binding domain-containing protein produces MKQLILSTAALALTAGLALAESHATTVRMGTEGAYPPYNFIDDDGEVAGFERELGDELCKRAELTCEWVTNEWDSIIPNLVSGNYDTIIAGMSITDERDEVIDFTQNYYPPAASAYAAMTDDLDVATAVVAAQTATIQAGHVAESGATLVEFATPDETVAAVRNGEADAVFADKDYLVPVVEESGGELTFVGEDVQLGGGIGVGLRESDTELKDKFDAAITSMKDDGTLNTMLRKWFGEDATVYE; encoded by the coding sequence ATGAAACAGCTGATCCTTTCCACCGCCGCGCTGGCGCTGACGGCGGGCCTTGCCCTGGCCGAAAGCCACGCGACGACCGTACGTATGGGCACCGAAGGCGCCTACCCTCCGTACAACTTCATCGACGACGACGGCGAGGTTGCCGGCTTCGAGCGGGAGCTGGGCGACGAGCTGTGCAAGCGCGCCGAACTGACCTGTGAATGGGTGACCAACGAATGGGATTCGATCATCCCCAACCTGGTCTCGGGCAATTACGACACCATCATCGCGGGCATGTCGATCACCGATGAACGCGACGAAGTGATTGATTTCACGCAGAACTACTATCCGCCAGCGGCCTCCGCCTATGCGGCGATGACCGATGATCTGGACGTTGCCACCGCCGTGGTCGCGGCCCAGACCGCTACCATCCAGGCCGGCCATGTCGCCGAATCCGGCGCCACGCTGGTCGAATTCGCCACCCCCGACGAGACCGTCGCCGCCGTCCGCAACGGCGAGGCTGACGCGGTGTTCGCCGACAAGGATTATCTTGTCCCCGTGGTCGAGGAATCCGGCGGGGAGCTGACCTTTGTCGGTGAAGACGTCCAGCTGGGCGGCGGCATCGGCGTCGGCCTGCGCGAAAGCGATACCGAGCTGAAGGACAAGTTCGACGCGGCCATCACCTCCATGAAGGACGACGGCACGCTGAACACCATGCTGCGCAAATGGTTCGGCGAAGACGCCACCGTTTACGAGTAA
- a CDS encoding type 1 glutamine amidotransferase, producing MKIGILLTGHAPETLLQEAGDYDLLFRQLLTGHDFEFETYPVVDGIFPDSPLTCDGWLITGSKHGVYEDLPWIAPLETLIRDIRDAARPLVGICFGHQIIAQALGGRVEKFAGGWVVGSQAYVGANGPGRLNAWHQDQVVELPAGAQVLASSDSCQFAAVAYGPTIYTVQAHPEFNADVLANLIRMRGRGVVPDPLLDQAEALLDSPTTARDEAARLARVLKGVPA from the coding sequence ATGAAAATCGGCATTCTGCTTACCGGCCACGCGCCGGAAACCCTTCTTCAGGAGGCTGGAGATTACGATCTGCTGTTCCGGCAACTCCTGACGGGGCACGACTTCGAATTCGAAACCTATCCGGTGGTCGACGGCATCTTTCCCGACAGCCCACTGACCTGCGACGGCTGGCTGATCACTGGGTCGAAACACGGCGTTTACGAAGATCTGCCCTGGATCGCGCCGCTGGAAACCCTGATCCGCGACATCCGCGATGCCGCGCGGCCCCTTGTAGGGATCTGTTTCGGCCACCAGATCATCGCCCAGGCCCTGGGCGGCCGGGTCGAGAAATTCGCCGGCGGCTGGGTTGTCGGATCCCAGGCCTATGTCGGCGCCAACGGGCCGGGGCGGTTGAACGCCTGGCACCAGGACCAGGTGGTCGAACTGCCCGCCGGGGCGCAGGTTCTGGCCTCCTCGGACAGCTGCCAGTTCGCCGCCGTCGCCTATGGTCCGACGATCTACACAGTGCAGGCCCACCCGGAGTTCAACGCCGATGTTCTGGCCAACCTGATCCGCATGCGCGGTCGCGGCGTCGTGCCCGACCCGCTTCTGGACCAGGCGGAGGCGCTGCTGGACAGCCCCACCACCGCACGGGACGAAGCCGCCCGGCTGGCCCGCGTCCTGAAGGGGGTACCGGCATGA
- a CDS encoding ABC transporter permease, with protein MFDFCAAPDTLDRAAWFACYLTTGKHLLFYQAFGLVIGLMLITAPVALGLGFAGALARRSRVAPLRWLGTGYTSIVRGVPDIAFFLFVPLALDQGLEYLRHRVKCPDWELPVRQGNDFVVCAQAKLPLSSAPQFWHELYGVSLAVAAFAFVFGAFAAFVLSGAMNAVPRAQLETAEAYGMTRRQTTWRILVPQMWVYALPGLSNLWLILIKASPLLFLLGVEDIVYWARELGGAKTRAYAYPHPDWRLWYFLALLVFYLLMTRLSELGFARLTARVSRGQATAGNMQGGAA; from the coding sequence ATGTTCGATTTCTGCGCCGCGCCCGACACGCTGGACAGGGCGGCCTGGTTCGCCTGCTACCTGACCACGGGCAAGCACCTGCTGTTCTACCAGGCCTTCGGGCTGGTCATCGGGCTGATGCTGATCACCGCCCCCGTGGCCCTGGGCCTGGGCTTTGCCGGGGCGCTGGCGCGCCGCTCGCGGGTGGCACCGCTGCGCTGGCTGGGCACCGGCTATACCTCCATCGTGCGCGGCGTGCCGGATATCGCCTTCTTCCTCTTCGTGCCGCTGGCGCTGGATCAGGGGCTGGAATACCTGCGCCACCGGGTGAAATGCCCCGATTGGGAATTGCCGGTGCGGCAGGGCAATGATTTCGTTGTCTGTGCCCAGGCGAAGCTGCCGTTGTCCTCTGCCCCCCAGTTCTGGCACGAACTCTACGGCGTCTCCCTGGCGGTCGCGGCCTTTGCCTTCGTGTTCGGGGCCTTCGCGGCCTTCGTGCTGTCGGGCGCCATGAACGCCGTGCCCCGCGCCCAGCTGGAAACCGCCGAGGCCTACGGCATGACCCGCCGCCAGACCACCTGGCGCATTCTGGTGCCGCAGATGTGGGTCTATGCCCTGCCCGGCCTGTCCAACCTGTGGCTGATCCTGATCAAGGCCTCGCCGCTGCTGTTCCTCCTCGGGGTCGAGGATATCGTCTACTGGGCGCGCGAACTGGGCGGGGCGAAGACGCGCGCCTATGCCTATCCGCATCCCGATTGGCGCCTGTGGTATTTTCTGGCGCTTCTGGTCTTCTACCTGTTGATGACGCGCCTCTCCGAACTCGGCTTTGCCCGGCTGACGGCGCGGGTCTCGCGCGGCCAGGCCACCGCCGGCAACATGCAGGGAGGCGCGGCATGA
- the truA gene encoding tRNA pseudouridine(38-40) synthase TruA, whose protein sequence is MPRYALQVEYDGTPFAGWQWQEDQPSVQGAIEAALARLEPEVPRIAAAGRTDAGVHATGQVCHCDMARDWDPFRLSEALNYHLKPAPVAIRACARVDADWHARFSALERRYLFRILCRRAPATFAARQFWQVKHPLDVAAMRAGAAHLLGRHDFTTFRSVICQAKSPVKTMDAIEITQVQGLSGPEVEFRLRARSFLHNQVRSIVGTLERVGSGGWPPDRVKTALEARDRAACGPVSPPGGLYLTGVGYPVDPFAG, encoded by the coding sequence ATGCCCAGATATGCGTTGCAAGTGGAATATGACGGAACCCCCTTTGCCGGATGGCAATGGCAGGAGGACCAGCCCTCGGTCCAGGGCGCGATCGAGGCGGCGCTGGCCCGGCTGGAGCCGGAGGTGCCGCGCATCGCCGCCGCCGGGCGCACGGATGCGGGCGTTCATGCCACGGGACAGGTCTGCCATTGCGACATGGCGCGGGACTGGGATCCGTTCCGCCTGTCGGAGGCGCTGAACTACCATCTGAAACCCGCGCCCGTCGCGATCCGCGCCTGCGCACGCGTCGATGCGGATTGGCACGCACGATTTTCCGCGCTGGAGCGGCGCTATCTGTTCCGCATCCTGTGCCGCCGGGCGCCGGCGACCTTTGCCGCCAGGCAGTTCTGGCAGGTCAAGCATCCGCTGGACGTGGCGGCGATGCGGGCGGGGGCGGCCCATCTGCTGGGGCGGCACGATTTCACCACCTTTCGCAGCGTGATCTGTCAGGCGAAAAGCCCGGTGAAGACGATGGATGCGATCGAGATCACGCAGGTGCAGGGCCTGTCCGGGCCGGAGGTCGAATTCCGCCTGCGCGCCCGGTCCTTTCTGCACAATCAGGTGCGCAGCATCGTCGGCACGCTGGAGCGGGTAGGCAGCGGCGGCTGGCCGCCCGACCGGGTGAAAACCGCGCTGGAGGCCCGCGACCGTGCGGCCTGCGGGCCCGTCAGCCCGCCGGGGGGGCTGTACCTGACGGGGGTGGGCTACCCGGTGGACCCCTTCGCCGGGTAG
- a CDS encoding glutamine synthetase family protein, with the protein MKFDTFRTFRVAAADLNGQMRGKRLPRTEYPKLGQGAVRMPYSVLNVDIWGQDIEDSPLVFETGDADGLLYPTDHGAVPMPWLDSPSALVPMWMFHEDGRPFAGDPRHALDRVLQRYAARGWTVQAGIEMEFYLVDDAGQALSAPMNPVSGRPLAGHAILSIRQLDAFDAYLTELYEACEAMDIPAESASSEAGLGQFEINLQHRDAMAAADDAWLFKALVRGMARRHGMAATFMAKPFANDAGNGMHVHFSVLDQDGNNVFDDGGPRGTDLLRQAIAGCLAGMPGGTLVFAPHANSYDRFRPGAHAPTGASWAYENRTAAIRVPGGPARARRIEHRVACGDINPYLALAGILGSALAGIEGKMEPPAPITGNAYDQATDQEGLMPDWARAIARFETDPLMAEIFAPELIANLCMTKRQELRGLADIPPEEHWTVYLETV; encoded by the coding sequence ATGAAATTCGATACATTCCGCACCTTCCGCGTCGCCGCCGCCGATCTGAACGGGCAGATGCGGGGCAAACGCCTGCCCCGCACCGAATACCCCAAGCTGGGACAGGGCGCGGTGCGCATGCCCTATTCCGTTCTCAACGTCGATATCTGGGGCCAGGATATCGAGGATTCGCCCCTGGTCTTCGAAACCGGTGATGCCGACGGGCTGCTGTACCCCACCGATCACGGCGCGGTGCCGATGCCGTGGCTGGACAGCCCCTCCGCCCTTGTGCCGATGTGGATGTTCCACGAGGACGGCCGCCCCTTCGCCGGAGATCCGCGCCATGCGCTGGACCGGGTGCTGCAACGCTATGCCGCGCGCGGCTGGACCGTGCAGGCGGGGATCGAGATGGAATTCTACCTGGTCGATGATGCGGGGCAGGCCCTGTCGGCGCCGATGAACCCCGTATCGGGCCGCCCTCTGGCGGGTCATGCGATCCTGTCGATCCGGCAGCTCGATGCCTTCGACGCCTACCTGACAGAGCTGTACGAGGCCTGCGAAGCGATGGACATTCCCGCCGAAAGCGCCTCCTCCGAGGCGGGGCTGGGCCAGTTCGAGATCAACCTGCAACACCGCGATGCCATGGCCGCCGCCGACGATGCCTGGCTGTTCAAGGCGCTGGTGCGCGGCATGGCGCGGCGGCACGGCATGGCGGCGACCTTCATGGCGAAGCCCTTTGCCAATGACGCGGGTAACGGGATGCATGTGCATTTCTCCGTATTGGATCAGGACGGCAACAACGTCTTCGACGATGGCGGCCCGCGCGGCACCGATCTGCTGCGCCAGGCGATCGCCGGGTGTCTGGCCGGGATGCCCGGCGGCACGCTGGTCTTTGCCCCCCATGCCAACAGCTATGACAGGTTCCGCCCCGGCGCCCATGCGCCCACCGGCGCCTCCTGGGCCTACGAGAACCGCACCGCCGCGATCCGCGTGCCCGGCGGTCCGGCCCGTGCCCGGCGTATCGAACATCGCGTGGCCTGTGGCGACATCAACCCCTACCTGGCGCTGGCCGGCATCCTGGGGTCGGCCCTGGCGGGGATCGAAGGCAAGATGGAGCCGCCCGCCCCGATCACCGGCAACGCTTATGACCAGGCCACCGACCAGGAGGGGCTGATGCCCGATTGGGCGCGCGCCATCGCCCGGTTCGAGACCGATCCCCTGATGGCGGAGATCTTCGCGCCGGAGCTGATCGCCAACCTGTGCATGACCAAACGGCAGGAACTGCGCGGCCTGGCCGATATTCCCCCAGAAGAACATTGGACCGTCTACCTGGAAACGGTCTGA
- a CDS encoding NAD(P)/FAD-dependent oxidoreductase: MNLLHANDAPGRYPPSWYAATADIPAPAPPLRGAARADVCIVGGGYTGLSAALHCAQAGLSVILLEAQRAGFGASGRNGGQLGSGQRQDQQALVRMVGPDDARHLWHLGEEAKTLVKELVAEHDIDCHLKPGVAWAASSDAEARHLADYAEHLSRHYDYSQITTHNTAEFAAICPSPSYRGGILDRGAGHLHPLRFALGLARAAQAAGVTLHEGSEVHSIEPGQPATLRTGQGHVIADHVILACNGYLGQLDRRVAARVMPINNFIAATEPLGDQAARVLARDVAVADDLFVVNYFRLSHDGRLLFGGGESYGYRFPADIAAKVRAPMTRIFPHLRDIRIDYAWGGTLAITMKRLPHLARLGPNMLSASGYSGHGLGTATHAGQLMALAVQGQAAGFDAMAALPTPAFPGGALMRSPLLALAMSWFSLRDRLGL; encoded by the coding sequence ATGAACCTGCTGCACGCCAATGACGCGCCGGGGCGTTATCCGCCCTCGTGGTACGCCGCCACCGCCGACATCCCTGCCCCCGCCCCGCCCCTGCGCGGTGCCGCGCGGGCCGATGTCTGCATCGTCGGCGGTGGCTATACCGGCCTGTCGGCGGCGCTGCATTGCGCGCAGGCGGGCCTGTCGGTCATCCTGCTGGAGGCGCAGCGCGCCGGGTTCGGTGCCTCGGGGCGCAATGGCGGGCAGCTGGGATCCGGGCAACGACAGGATCAGCAGGCGCTGGTACGTATGGTCGGCCCCGACGACGCCCGCCACCTGTGGCACCTGGGCGAGGAAGCCAAGACCCTGGTCAAGGAACTGGTGGCCGAACATGATATCGACTGCCACTTGAAACCGGGCGTCGCCTGGGCAGCCTCTTCCGACGCAGAGGCGCGGCACCTCGCAGATTATGCCGAACACCTGTCCCGGCATTACGATTACAGCCAGATCACGACCCATAACACAGCGGAATTCGCCGCGATCTGCCCCTCGCCCTCCTATCGCGGCGGCATCCTGGACCGGGGCGCAGGGCATCTGCATCCGCTGCGCTTTGCCCTCGGGCTGGCACGGGCGGCTCAGGCGGCAGGCGTCACCCTGCACGAGGGTTCCGAAGTCCACTCGATCGAGCCTGGCCAGCCCGCCACCCTGCGCACCGGCCAGGGTCATGTCATCGCAGATCACGTGATATTGGCCTGCAACGGCTATCTGGGCCAGCTGGACCGCAGGGTCGCCGCGCGGGTCATGCCGATCAACAACTTCATCGCCGCCACCGAGCCCCTTGGGGATCAGGCCGCCCGCGTGCTGGCCCGTGACGTGGCTGTGGCCGATGATCTTTTCGTGGTGAACTACTTCCGCCTGTCCCATGACGGGCGGCTGCTGTTCGGCGGCGGCGAAAGCTATGGCTACCGGTTTCCCGCCGATATCGCCGCCAAGGTGCGCGCGCCGATGACCCGGATTTTCCCGCATCTGCGCGACATCCGCATCGACTACGCCTGGGGCGGCACGCTGGCCATCACCATGAAACGCCTGCCCCACCTGGCGCGGCTGGGGCCCAACATGCTGTCGGCCTCGGGCTATTCCGGTCATGGTCTTGGCACGGCCACCCATGCCGGCCAGCTGATGGCGCTGGCGGTGCAAGGCCAGGCGGCGGGGTTCGACGCCATGGCCGCCCTGCCCACCCCGGCGTTCCCCGGTGGCGCGCTGATGCGCAGCCCGTTGCTGGCGCTGGCGATGAGCTGGTTTTCCCTGCGGGACCGCCTGGGCCTGTGA
- a CDS encoding ABC transporter permease — MSCLQTLQDYGLRAVGIGERLLPKSDFTLCDQVVLIGSGMIWNVYFATAALCMGFFASVAVALARNSRHGLLRKPAEWFIFIFRGSPLFIQFFLFYEAFTLLPREGITIPLGFTEITAETRWLTRAAAGALIVLFLNTTAYTGQIFHGALRAVPRGDLEAASAYGFTPWQTFRRVSFPTMLRLAWPAYTNEAIFLFHATTLVFFSSFPAWQQKGDALYYASYFADKTFNPFVSYPILAGFFILGSLGVIGLYGIAYRRLTRHLPRTARKPLRLRAATLVR; from the coding sequence ATGAGCTGCCTGCAAACCCTTCAGGACTACGGCCTGCGGGCCGTGGGTATCGGCGAGCGGCTGCTGCCGAAATCCGACTTCACCCTCTGTGACCAGGTGGTGCTGATCGGATCGGGGATGATCTGGAACGTCTATTTCGCCACCGCCGCGCTCTGCATGGGGTTCTTTGCCTCCGTCGCCGTGGCGCTGGCGCGCAACTCGCGGCACGGGCTGCTGCGCAAACCGGCGGAATGGTTCATCTTCATCTTCCGGGGCTCACCGCTCTTCATCCAGTTCTTCCTGTTCTACGAGGCCTTCACCCTCCTCCCGCGGGAGGGGATCACGATCCCCCTGGGCTTTACGGAGATCACCGCCGAAACCCGGTGGCTGACCCGGGCGGCGGCGGGGGCGCTGATCGTGCTGTTCCTGAACACCACCGCCTATACCGGGCAGATTTTCCATGGAGCCCTGCGCGCCGTGCCGCGCGGTGACCTGGAGGCCGCCTCGGCCTACGGTTTCACCCCCTGGCAGACGTTCCGGCGGGTGTCCTTTCCGACCATGCTGCGGCTGGCCTGGCCCGCCTACACCAACGAGGCGATCTTCCTCTTTCATGCCACCACGCTGGTCTTCTTCTCCTCCTTCCCGGCCTGGCAGCAGAAGGGCGATGCGCTTTATTACGCAAGCTATTTCGCCGACAAGACGTTCAACCCCTTCGTTTCCTACCCGATCCTGGCCGGGTTCTTCATCCTGGGCAGCCTGGGGGTGATCGGCCTTTATGGCATTGCCTACCGCCGGCTGACCCGTCATTTGCCGCGCACCGCGCGCAAACCGCTGCGCCTGCGCGCTGCGACCCTTGTGCGCTAG
- a CDS encoding DegT/DnrJ/EryC1/StrS family aminotransferase produces the protein MSLPPSVYDAEPIPEAARAEIERLLTTGDLFRYTAAQDAPVTLLETEFAQMMGTKYALAVSSCSAALFLSLKALDLPRGARVLLPGFTFAAVPSAVVHADCRPVLCEVGEDYRIDIADFESRLPGVDAVIISHMRGHTSDMDAIMALCADRDIPVVEDAAHSLGTTWHGQNIGTIGRIGCFSFQSYKLLNSGEGGMLITDDADLVARAIIMSGAYEHMWKKHKPRHGENSNDLTEALERWQNRLPLYNLRLSNLAAAIVRPQLAEVPRRVRDGRRNHDHTAAAIGASPWIVVPGKLPPEERAPDSLQFNLVGLDDAQTRAFQTAAAERGVKVQVFGLSTDNARAFWNWQFIPDLPDLPRTRAMLMRACDCRLPARLTLADCDAIAAALIGAVEEVMTPAPQAATAG, from the coding sequence ATGAGCCTCCCCCCCAGCGTCTACGATGCCGAACCGATCCCCGAAGCCGCCCGCGCGGAGATCGAGCGCCTGCTGACCACCGGCGATCTCTTCCGCTATACCGCCGCGCAGGACGCGCCGGTCACGTTGCTGGAAACCGAATTCGCCCAGATGATGGGGACGAAATACGCGCTGGCGGTTTCCTCCTGCTCGGCCGCGCTGTTCCTGTCGCTGAAGGCGCTGGACCTGCCGCGCGGGGCGCGGGTATTGCTGCCCGGTTTCACCTTCGCGGCGGTGCCATCGGCCGTGGTGCACGCGGATTGCCGGCCCGTCCTGTGCGAAGTGGGAGAGGATTACCGCATCGACATCGCCGATTTCGAATCGCGCCTGCCCGGCGTGGACGCGGTGATCATCAGCCACATGCGTGGCCATACCTCGGACATGGATGCGATCATGGCGCTGTGCGCGGATCGTGACATTCCGGTGGTGGAGGACGCGGCCCATTCCCTGGGCACCACGTGGCACGGGCAGAACATCGGCACGATCGGGCGGATCGGCTGCTTTTCCTTCCAGTCCTACAAGCTGCTGAATTCCGGCGAGGGCGGGATGCTGATCACCGACGATGCCGATCTGGTGGCCCGCGCGATCATCATGTCCGGCGCCTATGAACACATGTGGAAGAAACACAAACCCCGCCACGGCGAGAATTCCAACGATCTGACAGAGGCCCTGGAACGCTGGCAGAACCGCCTGCCGCTGTACAATCTGCGGCTGTCCAACCTGGCGGCGGCCATCGTGCGCCCGCAGCTGGCCGAAGTGCCCCGCCGGGTCCGCGACGGACGGCGCAACCACGATCACACGGCGGCGGCGATCGGGGCCAGTCCCTGGATCGTCGTGCCCGGAAAACTTCCGCCCGAGGAGCGCGCGCCCGACAGCCTGCAATTCAATCTGGTCGGGCTGGACGATGCGCAGACCCGCGCCTTTCAAACCGCCGCCGCCGAACGGGGTGTGAAGGTGCAGGTGTTCGGCCTGTCCACCGACAATGCCCGCGCCTTCTGGAACTGGCAGTTCATCCCAGACCTGCCCGATCTGCCCCGCACCCGCGCCATGCTGATGCGGGCTTGCGATTGCCGTCTGCCCGCCCGGTTGACGCTGGCGGATTGCGACGCCATCGCCGCAGCCCTGATCGGCGCCGTGGAGGAGGTGATGACCCCCGCCCCGCAGGCCGCAACCGCCGGCTGA